From the genome of Ectobacillus sp. JY-23, one region includes:
- a CDS encoding amidohydrolase — protein sequence MKILFKYATIYPITSPKFQGDVLVHQGKIVEIAPSIVASEHIKIIDARGLYLFPGFIDVHTHLGLYDEGTGWAGNDANETAEVLTPHIRSMDGIHALDIAFQDAIQSGITTAHVMPGSQNVIGGTTCVLKTAGKSVDAMIIQEPAGLKMALGENPKRIHSHGNKESITRMGIMGMLREALYTAQQYGSAADFRMRPLIQALNREIPVRIHAHRADDILSAVRLADEFDLDLRIEHCTEGHLIADELEGRNLQVCVGPTLTRKSKIELKNKTWKTYETLVNHGIEVSITTDHPYTPIQYLNVCAALAVREGLDEQTALEGITINPAKNLKLSHRIGSIEIGKDADLVLWTHHPFHYLAKPILTMIDGKIIYKKNK from the coding sequence ATGAAGATTCTATTCAAGTACGCGACCATTTATCCAATCACATCACCTAAATTTCAAGGAGATGTATTGGTACATCAAGGAAAAATAGTAGAAATAGCTCCTTCTATCGTTGCCTCGGAACATATAAAGATTATTGATGCAAGAGGTTTATATTTGTTTCCAGGCTTTATTGATGTTCATACACATCTTGGTCTATATGATGAAGGAACCGGCTGGGCAGGAAATGATGCCAATGAAACGGCTGAGGTACTGACGCCTCATATTCGTTCAATGGACGGTATTCACGCACTGGACATTGCTTTTCAAGATGCAATTCAAAGCGGCATTACAACAGCACACGTCATGCCTGGCAGTCAAAATGTAATTGGCGGTACAACATGTGTTTTAAAAACAGCAGGGAAAAGTGTAGATGCCATGATTATTCAAGAACCTGCCGGCTTAAAAATGGCGCTGGGCGAGAACCCAAAACGCATCCACAGCCATGGGAACAAAGAGTCCATTACGCGGATGGGGATTATGGGTATGCTGAGAGAGGCATTATATACTGCACAGCAATATGGTAGTGCCGCCGATTTTAGAATGAGACCGCTTATCCAAGCTTTAAATAGAGAGATTCCCGTACGTATTCATGCGCATCGAGCCGATGATATCTTATCTGCTGTGCGCCTTGCTGATGAATTTGATTTGGATTTACGCATTGAGCACTGTACAGAAGGGCATTTAATAGCGGATGAGTTAGAGGGCCGCAATCTACAAGTATGCGTCGGCCCTACTTTAACAAGAAAATCAAAAATAGAATTAAAAAATAAAACATGGAAAACATATGAAACGCTTGTGAATCACGGTATAGAAGTCTCCATTACCACCGATCATCCCTATACACCTATTCAATATTTAAATGTTTGCGCAGCTTTGGCTGTCAGAGAAGGTTTGGATGAACAAACCGCACTAGAAGGGATTACTATTAACCCTGCTAAAAATTTAAAGCTTTCCCATCGGATTGGTAGTATAGAAATAGGAAAAGATGCTGATTTGGTACTGTGGACACACCATCCTTTCCACTACTTGGCAAAGCCCATTTTGACAATGATAGATGGAAAAATTATTTACAAAAAAAATAAATAA
- a CDS encoding TIGR01777 family oxidoreductase, which translates to MKIAISGGTGFIGQALATHLISKGHTVSVLTRSNRTAHDGITYVRWNAADDTFPLPAVDAVINLAGESLNSGRWTETKKQQILNSRLSTTQGILRQLASLSKRPKIFINASAVGYYGTSLTQTFTELDEPGDDFLATTVKLWEQEAKKAEDLGMRTVLARFGIVLGGGGALPKMILPYRLFAGGTVGSGKQWLSWVHIEDVTNMISFCLDYQDISGPVNITSPHPVTMEEFGKTIAKTMHKPHWLPAPAFAVKLALGEMSILVLEGQKALPKKVIQHGYTHTYKDLEIALSTLLS; encoded by the coding sequence ATGAAAATTGCCATCTCAGGAGGTACTGGTTTTATTGGTCAGGCCCTTGCCACTCATCTTATCAGTAAGGGGCATACTGTATCTGTACTTACCAGATCGAATAGAACAGCACACGATGGAATTACTTATGTCAGGTGGAATGCAGCAGACGACACATTTCCACTCCCCGCAGTCGATGCAGTCATTAACCTGGCAGGCGAATCGCTAAATAGCGGGCGCTGGACTGAAACAAAAAAGCAACAAATTCTCAACAGCCGTCTCTCTACTACGCAAGGCATACTTCGGCAACTTGCTTCTCTTTCGAAACGTCCCAAAATTTTCATAAATGCCAGTGCCGTTGGCTATTATGGAACTTCTTTGACACAAACATTCACCGAGCTTGATGAACCTGGTGATGATTTCTTGGCAACGACTGTAAAGCTGTGGGAACAAGAAGCAAAAAAGGCAGAAGACTTAGGAATGCGCACTGTGCTAGCTCGCTTTGGTATCGTCCTTGGTGGAGGAGGTGCTTTGCCTAAGATGATTCTCCCTTATCGTTTATTCGCGGGAGGCACAGTAGGGTCTGGTAAGCAATGGCTATCCTGGGTGCATATAGAAGATGTCACAAATATGATTTCCTTTTGCTTGGATTACCAGGATATATCAGGCCCTGTTAACATCACCTCTCCCCATCCGGTAACAATGGAAGAGTTCGGTAAAACTATCGCTAAAACAATGCATAAACCGCATTGGTTACCAGCCCCCGCTTTCGCTGTAAAACTGGCACTCGGTGAAATGAGCATACTTGTTCTGGAGGGTCAAAAGGCGCTTCCGAAAAAAGTAATACAACATGGCTATACGCACACATACAAGGATTTAGAAATTGCACTATCAACACTTTTGAGTTAG
- the recX gene encoding recombination regulator RecX: MGIITKIQAQKQMKERYNIYLDDGTGERYAFSVDEHTLIKHGLRKDMEIDELALGEIIYDEEIRKAYLHAVSYLSYQMRTAYEVMEQLRKKEVGEVAIREVISNLKKDGYINDREYAMAYVRTQSNVSKKGPELISRELVAKGISKDMITISLHEYPVHRQIENAIEWCEKKGRTYRNLSQLQIKKKLEELLIRKGYSPSIIAEATVAITLDDDDNEVVLYQARKYHEKYKKHDKYTYVMKMKQSLYRKGFSINTIERAIDQLAEEE, translated from the coding sequence ATGGGTATTATTACGAAAATTCAAGCGCAAAAGCAAATGAAGGAGCGCTATAACATTTATTTAGATGATGGTACAGGTGAGCGATATGCTTTTAGTGTGGACGAGCATACCCTCATTAAACACGGGCTCCGCAAGGATATGGAAATTGATGAGCTTGCACTTGGTGAGATTATATATGATGAAGAAATTCGTAAGGCTTATTTACATGCTGTTTCTTATTTATCTTATCAAATGCGTACGGCATACGAAGTAATGGAGCAACTTCGTAAAAAAGAGGTTGGTGAAGTTGCGATTCGTGAAGTGATCTCTAATCTCAAAAAAGACGGTTATATTAATGACCGTGAGTATGCGATGGCATACGTTCGGACACAAAGTAATGTGTCTAAAAAAGGGCCCGAATTAATTTCACGCGAGCTGGTGGCAAAAGGCATTTCTAAAGATATGATTACAATTAGTTTACATGAATATCCTGTGCACAGGCAAATTGAAAACGCTATAGAGTGGTGTGAAAAAAAGGGACGAACTTATCGTAATTTATCTCAGCTGCAAATAAAGAAAAAGCTAGAAGAGCTGCTTATCCGAAAAGGATACTCGCCGTCTATTATTGCAGAAGCAACTGTAGCAATTACATTGGACGATGACGATAATGAAGTTGTTTTATATCAGGCCCGTAAATATCATGAAAAGTATAAGAAGCATGATAAGTATACGTACGTAATGAAAATGAAGCAAAGCCTGTATCGTAAGGGATTTAGTATAAATACAATTGAACGAGCAATTGATCAATTGGCTGAGGAAGAGTGA
- a CDS encoding YfhH family protein, translating to MQKRYSEMTSMELQREIGILKEKAIKAEQMGMSNEYEVLVRKMAMAKAYMIDINQFAIGKTYELTEEPGVFFTITYFNGVFAWGHKGNDTEEIGIPISLLRLPE from the coding sequence ATGCAAAAGAGATATAGTGAAATGACATCAATGGAATTGCAGCGTGAAATCGGAATTTTGAAAGAGAAAGCTATCAAAGCAGAACAAATGGGTATGTCTAATGAATATGAAGTGTTGGTACGGAAAATGGCAATGGCCAAAGCATATATGATAGATATTAATCAGTTTGCAATTGGAAAAACCTATGAACTAACAGAAGAACCTGGAGTTTTCTTTACCATTACTTACTTTAACGGCGTATTTGCATGGGGACATAAGGGAAATGATACAGAAGAGATTGGAATTCCTATTTCACTTTTACGCTTGCCTGAATAA
- a CDS encoding YpzG family protein, whose product MSYRNHLDSRSAKFSHTWTRPKRQKSQVNGQTQETQNTIILKSNAKAHRF is encoded by the coding sequence ATGAGCTACCGTAATCATTTGGATTCCCGTTCTGCAAAGTTCAGCCATACATGGACCCGTCCTAAGCGTCAGAAATCACAAGTAAATGGACAAACGCAAGAAACACAAAACACCATTATTTTAAAAAGTAACGCAAAAGCGCACCGCTTTTAA
- a CDS encoding small, acid-soluble spore protein K — protein MGKGTEAYSEKRNNSKIDGQPKAKARFASKRPNGTINTHPQERMRAANQEEV, from the coding sequence TTGGGCAAAGGAACAGAAGCGTATTCAGAAAAACGGAACAATAGTAAAATCGACGGTCAACCAAAAGCAAAGGCTCGCTTTGCATCTAAGCGACCAAACGGTACAATTAATACTCATCCGCAAGAGCGCATGCGCGCTGCGAATCAAGAAGAAGTATAA
- a CDS encoding YfhJ family protein — protein sequence MNDIYEKLTHVLLEKNANLSYAQARAWVELLWEDTEATYAKSGRYNGLEMTERLVNTWIQNHGAQLHLVQSKNPRFQELLNRDDYLKH from the coding sequence ATGAATGATATATATGAGAAGCTGACACATGTACTGCTGGAGAAAAATGCAAATCTTTCATATGCGCAGGCACGTGCATGGGTTGAGTTATTGTGGGAAGATACTGAGGCAACATATGCTAAAAGCGGCCGTTATAACGGGCTAGAAATGACAGAAAGGCTGGTAAATACATGGATTCAAAATCATGGTGCACAACTGCATCTTGTACAGTCCAAAAATCCACGGTTTCAGGAACTACTCAATAGAGACGATTATCTTAAACATTAA
- a CDS encoding metal-dependent hydrolase, whose amino-acid sequence MDTATHLVMGITLGGLATLDPTIAQSNMGPQAVMLAAIVGSNIPDVDTVLKLQNNAKYIRNHRGITHSIPAVLLWTLLVTWFSHFIFPSSPYWHLLLWSFIAVFLHVFVDIFNAYGTQALRPFTKKWVALGVINTFDAVIFSIHALGVALIAIGANKGYTALFAYAVTILYYIGRIVMRQNVHSVVKKKFANVEQVIISPTYRFYHYHLAIVTDKFFYVARFHRGNILTHDKFERIPLPDNPVIHAALKDQNISAFLSFSPVYRWDLFEFDDHYEVRFIDLRYRSKDYYPFVAIVQLNKHLQVVSSYTGWIFSEEKLRKKLQLVPN is encoded by the coding sequence ATGGATACAGCAACTCACTTAGTTATGGGAATTACACTGGGCGGGTTAGCCACACTTGATCCTACTATTGCGCAAAGTAATATGGGCCCGCAAGCTGTCATGCTTGCCGCCATTGTCGGCTCTAATATTCCGGATGTTGACACTGTATTAAAACTACAGAACAACGCCAAATATATCCGTAACCATAGAGGAATTACCCATTCCATTCCAGCCGTGCTATTATGGACCCTGCTTGTAACCTGGTTTTCTCATTTTATATTTCCATCTTCCCCCTACTGGCATTTGTTACTTTGGTCCTTTATTGCCGTGTTTTTACACGTATTTGTTGATATCTTTAATGCCTACGGCACACAAGCATTACGTCCATTTACAAAAAAATGGGTTGCTTTAGGTGTAATTAATACATTTGATGCTGTTATTTTTTCTATCCACGCTTTAGGAGTAGCACTTATTGCTATAGGAGCCAATAAAGGATATACAGCGCTTTTTGCTTATGCAGTGACCATTTTGTATTATATCGGTCGCATTGTAATGAGACAAAATGTACACAGCGTAGTAAAGAAGAAATTTGCAAATGTAGAGCAAGTTATTATTTCTCCCACATATCGCTTTTATCACTACCATTTAGCCATTGTTACGGATAAATTCTTTTACGTAGCTCGTTTTCATCGCGGCAACATTCTTACCCATGACAAATTTGAACGAATACCATTACCTGATAATCCAGTGATACATGCTGCTCTAAAAGATCAAAATATTTCAGCATTTTTATCGTTTTCACCTGTATATCGTTGGGATTTATTTGAATTTGATGACCATTACGAGGTACGCTTTATTGATTTACGTTACAGAAGTAAAGATTATTATCCATTTGTAGCCATTGTACAGCTGAATAAACATTTACAGGTTGTGAGCTCTTATACCGGATGGATTTTTAGCGAAGAAAAGCTTCGCAAAAAATTACAGCTTGTTCCAAATTAA
- the mutY gene encoding A/G-specific adenine glycosylase: MHLDILQGFNAQEFQRDLIEWFEQEQRDLPWRVNKDPYRVWVSEIMLQQTRVEAVKPYYKNFMEKFPTLTDLADADEDEVLKAWEGLGYYSRARNLQTAVREVRDTYGGVVPNTPEEIGKLKGVGPYTKGAILSIAYDIPEPAVDGNVMRVMSRILSIWEDIAKPKTRQLFEDVIRQVISHDNPSFFNQGLMELGALICIPKNPSCLLCPVRQHCRAFHEGVQKELPVKSKAKEPKLVPIVAGVFRTPNGKYVVNKRPSTGLLANMWEFPNVEVKEGITNHKQQLMYHMKEQFDLHVEVGEYTLNIQHGFTHRTWDIFVFEGMVQQEVIETETLKVMSREEMEERTFSRSHQKIYEACTKK; the protein is encoded by the coding sequence ATACACCTAGATATTTTACAAGGATTTAACGCACAAGAATTTCAACGAGATCTAATTGAATGGTTTGAACAAGAACAGCGCGATTTACCTTGGCGCGTAAATAAAGACCCGTATCGCGTTTGGGTGTCTGAGATTATGCTGCAACAGACACGTGTAGAGGCAGTTAAGCCTTACTATAAAAATTTTATGGAAAAATTTCCGACCTTAACTGATTTAGCTGATGCAGATGAAGATGAGGTACTGAAGGCCTGGGAAGGACTTGGATATTATTCTCGTGCTCGTAATTTACAGACTGCAGTGCGCGAGGTAAGAGATACGTACGGTGGAGTCGTGCCGAATACACCGGAAGAAATAGGGAAATTAAAAGGTGTTGGCCCGTATACGAAAGGTGCGATTTTAAGCATTGCTTACGATATACCAGAGCCGGCCGTAGATGGAAATGTAATGCGTGTTATGTCACGAATCTTATCCATATGGGAAGATATTGCGAAACCTAAAACAAGACAACTGTTTGAAGATGTCATAAGGCAGGTAATTTCTCATGATAATCCTTCCTTCTTTAATCAGGGATTAATGGAATTGGGTGCTTTAATTTGTATTCCTAAAAACCCATCTTGTTTACTGTGTCCTGTTCGTCAGCATTGCCGAGCTTTTCATGAGGGGGTACAAAAAGAGCTACCTGTAAAAAGCAAGGCAAAGGAGCCAAAGCTAGTTCCAATCGTGGCTGGTGTGTTTCGTACACCAAATGGTAAGTATGTAGTAAATAAGCGACCAAGTACAGGCTTGCTAGCAAATATGTGGGAATTTCCTAATGTGGAAGTAAAGGAAGGTATTACAAATCATAAGCAACAATTAATGTATCATATGAAGGAGCAATTTGATTTGCATGTTGAAGTGGGAGAGTATACATTAAACATTCAACATGGATTTACACATCGTACTTGGGATATTTTTGTATTTGAAGGTATGGTGCAACAAGAAGTGATAGAAACCGAAACACTAAAAGTCATGTCGCGCGAAGAAATGGAGGAGCGAACGTTTTCAAGATCACATCAAAAAATATATGAAGCATGTACAAAAAAGTGA
- a CDS encoding YgaB family protein, translated as MNEFDRLVEAQLKTMDQLLDLQTTLERYQTALRTGEDVAEKISDTKQQLQGIQELFEIQTKQIIESFERDQAVHT; from the coding sequence ATGAATGAATTTGATCGTTTAGTCGAAGCGCAACTGAAAACAATGGACCAATTACTAGACTTGCAAACAACACTTGAACGTTATCAAACCGCGTTGCGTACGGGAGAAGATGTGGCAGAAAAAATTTCAGATACAAAACAACAGCTTCAAGGGATACAAGAGCTGTTTGAGATACAAACGAAGCAAATTATTGAATCGTTTGAACGAGATCAAGCCGTACATACTTAA
- a CDS encoding DUF402 domain-containing protein, which translates to MDFPKEGEKIQIHSYKHNGLIHRIWEETTVLKGTQSIVIGANDRTLVTESDGRTWITREPAICYFHGSQWFNIIGMLRHDGIYYYCNVSSPFAYDEEALKYIDYDLDIKVYPDMTYTLLDEDEYEKHRVLMNYPDVIDSILKRNVESLKEWIHQRKGPFAPDFVDLWYERYLMYKE; encoded by the coding sequence ATGGACTTCCCCAAAGAAGGCGAAAAGATACAAATACATAGCTATAAGCACAATGGGCTCATTCATAGAATTTGGGAAGAGACCACGGTTTTAAAAGGAACACAAAGCATCGTCATCGGTGCAAATGACAGAACACTTGTGACAGAATCAGATGGTCGTACATGGATTACAAGAGAACCGGCTATTTGTTATTTTCACGGAAGCCAGTGGTTTAATATTATTGGGATGCTACGCCATGATGGCATTTATTATTACTGTAATGTAAGCTCGCCGTTTGCGTACGATGAAGAAGCACTTAAGTATATTGATTATGATTTAGACATAAAGGTATATCCTGATATGACATATACGCTTCTTGATGAAGATGAATATGAGAAGCACCGGGTATTAATGAATTATCCCGACGTAATAGACAGCATCCTAAAGCGAAATGTGGAATCTTTAAAAGAATGGATTCATCAAAGAAAAGGACCGTTTGCACCGGATTTTGTGGATTTATGGTACGAGCGTTACTTGATGTATAAGGAGTAG
- a CDS encoding ABC transporter ATP-binding protein: MDTMKRYLRFVLPYRGQIIITLIIGIVKFGIPLLLPLLLKYIIDNIIQGTGSFSEKTTQLWMAMGAAIFVFAVLRPPIEYYRQYYAQRIASKVLYDLRKHIFAHLQKLSLRYYANNKTGEVISRVINDVEQTKDFVITGMMNVWLDTATIGIAIAVMFSMSPKLTAASLVVLPFYMIAVKYFFVHLRRLTKERSQALAGVQGYLHERIQGVAVTRSFALESYEEQQFAKKNGAFLDKALEHTRWTAKTFSTVNTLTDLGPLLVIGFTAYLVIQGDITLGTMVAFIGYMDRLYNPLRRLVNSSTTLTQAFASMDRVFELMDEPYDITNQANAIKVKKVDGKIQFKDVSFRYEEGEEYVLKHVSLLIEPGENVALVGMSGGGKSSLVGLIPRFYDVTEGAIFIDEVNVQSYDVKNLREHIGVVLQDNILFSDTIIANILYGKPDATEEEAIAAAKAANAHEFIMAFPQGYHTVVGERGVKLSGGQRQRIAIARVFLKQPSLLIFDEATSALDLESEQYIQAALQTLAKNRTTLIIAHRLATITHVDKIVYIENGEIKEVGTHQELLDKQGRYYELYNIQDLGT, from the coding sequence GTGGATACAATGAAACGATATTTGCGCTTTGTTTTACCATACAGAGGGCAAATCATCATTACACTTATTATTGGAATTGTTAAATTTGGGATACCGCTTTTATTGCCACTATTGCTCAAGTACATTATTGATAACATTATCCAAGGGACAGGCTCATTTTCGGAAAAAACAACGCAGCTCTGGATGGCAATGGGGGCAGCTATATTCGTGTTTGCCGTGTTGCGCCCGCCTATCGAATACTATCGGCAATATTATGCACAAAGAATTGCTAGTAAAGTACTATATGATTTGCGCAAGCATATTTTTGCTCATTTACAAAAACTAAGCTTACGTTATTATGCCAATAACAAAACAGGTGAGGTTATTTCTCGTGTCATTAACGATGTAGAGCAGACGAAGGATTTCGTTATTACCGGCATGATGAACGTTTGGTTAGATACAGCGACAATTGGAATTGCAATCGCTGTGATGTTTTCAATGAGCCCGAAGTTAACAGCAGCGTCCTTAGTTGTATTACCTTTTTATATGATAGCCGTTAAATATTTCTTTGTACATTTAAGACGTCTTACAAAAGAACGTTCACAGGCATTGGCAGGTGTACAAGGGTATTTACACGAGCGCATTCAAGGGGTAGCAGTGACGCGAAGCTTCGCACTCGAGTCGTATGAAGAACAACAATTTGCTAAGAAAAATGGTGCGTTTCTCGATAAAGCGTTGGAGCATACACGTTGGACAGCTAAAACCTTTTCCACCGTTAATACCTTGACGGATCTTGGACCGCTGCTTGTGATTGGTTTTACTGCATATCTTGTTATTCAAGGTGATATTACGCTTGGGACGATGGTAGCGTTTATTGGCTATATGGATCGCTTATATAACCCATTGCGCCGGTTGGTAAACTCTTCTACGACGTTAACGCAGGCATTTGCATCCATGGACCGCGTATTTGAACTGATGGATGAACCGTACGATATTACAAATCAAGCTAATGCCATCAAAGTGAAGAAGGTAGATGGAAAAATTCAATTTAAGGATGTTTCTTTCCGTTACGAAGAGGGAGAAGAATATGTATTAAAACATGTATCTCTACTCATTGAACCGGGAGAAAATGTCGCTTTAGTTGGTATGAGTGGAGGCGGAAAGTCATCGCTTGTTGGTTTAATTCCTCGTTTTTATGATGTAACAGAAGGTGCTATTTTTATTGATGAAGTCAATGTACAAAGTTATGATGTGAAAAACTTACGAGAACATATTGGTGTTGTGCTGCAAGATAATATTTTATTTAGCGATACGATTATAGCCAACATCTTATATGGTAAACCTGATGCGACAGAAGAAGAGGCAATTGCAGCGGCTAAAGCTGCAAACGCACATGAATTTATTATGGCGTTTCCTCAGGGATATCACACTGTGGTAGGGGAGCGTGGCGTCAAGCTGTCAGGAGGGCAACGACAGCGCATTGCCATTGCGCGCGTATTTCTAAAGCAGCCGTCCTTGCTCATTTTTGATGAAGCAACATCGGCACTTGATCTTGAGAGTGAACAGTATATCCAGGCTGCCTTGCAAACCTTGGCTAAAAATCGAACAACTTTAATCATCGCACACCGTCTTGCTACGATTACGCACGTTGATAAGATTGTGTATATCGAAAATGGTGAAATTAAAGAAGTTGGTACACATCAAGAGCTACTGGATAAACAAGGGCGCTATTATGAGTTATACAATATACAAGACCTCGGAACGTAA
- a CDS encoding aromatic acid exporter family protein, translated as MKLGARILKTGIAITLALYASMLLKLPSPVFAGISAVFAIQPSLYRSYLTVLEQLQANVIGAVFSIAFVLLFGNNPFIIGLTAVLVIMLAKQLRMENTIAVALVTVIAIMEYHGPNFLNFSLLRFVTIMVGVLAAFLVNLVFMPPKYETKLYYKITNNTEEILKWIRMNIRQASDFVTLKTDIDRMKEKMIKMNHFYLLYKEERRYTKKARYAQSRKLVLFRQMLTTTTRALDTLKHLHRLENEVLHMPSQVRDLIQTELDCLVNYHEQVMLKFIGKTKTHQPLDMLEAVCTRRNELLHSFMACQHPENEDEYKTWLHLFPLISSIIEYGEQVEHLDRLIGSFYTYHNPESELNIEEQREDE; from the coding sequence ATGAAACTTGGTGCTCGGATTTTAAAAACGGGTATTGCTATTACTTTGGCTTTATATGCATCTATGCTACTAAAGCTTCCTTCACCGGTATTCGCCGGCATCTCGGCTGTATTCGCTATTCAGCCATCTTTATACCGTTCCTACTTGACAGTGCTTGAGCAATTACAAGCGAATGTGATTGGAGCCGTATTTTCTATCGCTTTTGTATTATTGTTTGGAAATAATCCATTTATCATCGGTTTAACTGCTGTGTTAGTCATTATGCTGGCAAAGCAGCTTCGCATGGAAAATACCATTGCCGTTGCACTCGTCACCGTAATTGCGATTATGGAGTATCATGGACCAAACTTTCTGAACTTTTCTTTACTTCGCTTTGTGACAATTATGGTCGGCGTTTTGGCTGCCTTTCTTGTCAATTTGGTCTTTATGCCGCCTAAATATGAAACAAAACTGTATTATAAAATAACAAACAATACGGAAGAAATTTTAAAGTGGATTCGCATGAATATCCGACAAGCTTCAGATTTCGTTACTTTGAAAACTGATATTGATCGGATGAAAGAAAAAATGATAAAAATGAACCATTTCTATCTTCTATATAAGGAAGAGCGCCGTTATACAAAAAAAGCTCGCTACGCACAATCACGCAAGCTGGTTCTGTTCCGTCAAATGCTGACAACAACGACGCGCGCCTTAGATACATTAAAACATTTGCATCGCTTAGAGAATGAAGTTCTTCACATGCCCTCTCAAGTACGAGATTTGATTCAAACCGAACTCGATTGTCTTGTGAACTACCATGAGCAGGTTATGTTAAAATTTATAGGCAAAACAAAGACGCATCAACCCCTTGATATGCTAGAAGCAGTTTGCACAAGAAGAAACGAACTTCTTCATTCCTTTATGGCATGTCAGCATCCTGAAAATGAAGATGAATATAAAACGTGGCTCCATTTGTTTCCACTCATCTCTTCTATTATCGAATATGGTGAACAAGTCGAGCATCTTGATCGATTAATTGGTAGCTTTTACACCTACCATAATCCCGAAAGTGAATTAAATATAGAAGAACAACGTGAAGATGAATAA